The following coding sequences are from one Tolumonas lignilytica window:
- a CDS encoding tetratricopeptide repeat protein, giving the protein MIVTITPQNFHTELLEASRQKTVAVFFYADQLPECRPMGQQLEQLIGPANPSITLAKVDVADPQLQSLAIQLGLQALPAVVIFKNGQPADALMGPQEPTAIENLLTKYLPKEDDVLLAEGLDLLHNGDAGSAYAVLQKARQLAPQRYEIQVALADACIKSARLDEAETLLNAIPNVYQDSAYQQVKSALDLAQQAADSPEIRSLETQLAADPTNKQLQQDLAIQYSQAGRKQEALDLLFAILSKDLGFGEARKTYQDILATMGADPLVSQYRKKLYSLLY; this is encoded by the coding sequence ATGATTGTTACCATCACACCACAAAATTTTCATACCGAGTTACTGGAAGCCTCACGGCAAAAAACGGTAGCTGTCTTCTTTTATGCGGATCAATTACCTGAATGTCGGCCTATGGGACAACAATTAGAACAATTGATTGGTCCTGCTAATCCGTCAATCACCTTGGCGAAAGTGGATGTTGCTGATCCCCAGTTACAATCATTGGCGATCCAACTGGGATTACAAGCTTTACCTGCCGTTGTTATTTTTAAAAATGGTCAGCCTGCCGATGCATTGATGGGGCCACAAGAGCCAACGGCGATAGAAAATCTGCTCACCAAATATCTGCCAAAGGAAGATGATGTTTTACTGGCCGAAGGGTTAGATTTACTGCATAACGGTGACGCAGGTTCAGCTTATGCCGTTTTGCAAAAGGCACGACAGTTGGCGCCTCAGCGTTATGAAATTCAGGTTGCACTAGCCGATGCCTGTATTAAATCAGCACGCCTAGATGAAGCCGAAACATTATTGAATGCCATTCCTAATGTTTATCAGGATTCGGCCTATCAACAGGTAAAATCAGCGCTGGATTTAGCACAACAGGCAGCAGACAGCCCTGAAATCCGTTCGTTGGAAACTCAGTTGGCCGCTGATCCAACCAACAAACAGCTACAGCAGGATTTGGCGATCCAATATAGCCAGGCCGGGCGCAAGCAAGAAGCACTGGATTTGTTATTTGCCATCTTAAGTAAGGATCTGGGTTTTGGTGAAGCCAGAAAAACTTATCAGGATATTTTGGCCACCATGGGTGCCGATCCCTTAGTTTCGCAATATCGTAAAAAGCTTTATAGCCTCTTGTATTAA
- the upp gene encoding uracil phosphoribosyltransferase, with product MKVVEVKHPLVKHKLGLMREADISTKRFRELAKEVGSLLTYEATSDFETEKVTIDGWNGPVEVDQIKGKKVTVVPILRAGLGMMDGVLEHMPSARVSVVGIYRDEETLKPVPYFQKIVSNIDERLALIVDPMLATGGSMIATIDLLKKKGCKQIKVIVLVAAPEGLSALQAAHDDVEVYCASIDRGLNEKGYIIPGLGDAGDKIFGTK from the coding sequence ATGAAAGTCGTCGAGGTGAAACACCCGCTGGTGAAACATAAACTGGGTTTGATGCGTGAAGCAGATATCAGTACCAAGCGGTTTCGTGAGTTAGCCAAAGAAGTTGGCAGCTTATTAACCTATGAAGCGACCTCTGATTTTGAAACTGAAAAAGTAACCATTGATGGTTGGAATGGTCCGGTTGAAGTGGACCAGATCAAAGGGAAAAAAGTCACTGTTGTCCCAATTTTACGCGCTGGTCTGGGTATGATGGATGGTGTTCTGGAACATATGCCGAGCGCCCGCGTCAGTGTCGTTGGTATTTACCGCGACGAAGAAACTCTTAAGCCGGTTCCCTATTTCCAGAAAATTGTCAGCAATATTGATGAGCGTCTGGCATTGATCGTTGATCCTATGCTGGCGACGGGCGGTTCCATGATTGCAACCATTGACCTGCTGAAGAAAAAAGGCTGTAAGCAGATCAAAGTGATTGTGCTGGTGGCGGCACCTGAAGGGCTGTCAGCGCTGCAGGCGGCCCATGATGATGTCGAGGTTTACTGCGCATCTATCGATCGGGGCTTAAATGAAAAAGGCTATATCATTCCTGGTCTGGGGGATGCGGGTGATAAAATCTTCGGTACCAAATAA
- a CDS encoding M48 family metalloprotease produces the protein MLNRYLKKSLLCLGTACYFIFLSLAQAESQLPDIGTAGVSALSVEQEVLYGKAFMRFARASLPMIDDPVLNEYINDLGLKLVSQANNVRFPFTFFLIKDNSINAAAFLGGRVKVHSGLFLYAETESELAGVLAHEISHVTQRHIARFMEDQAKSTPLSIAGLVGSIALAMINPTAGVAAINTTMGLTIQNSINFTRENEYEADRIGMALLANAGFDPNGMMTFFQKLASESRYSSKVPEMLLTHPITENRIAEARNRAASYKIRPHDSSLDFYLAKARIQAMYADQNPESSLAYFEQNLQKNDPNSSRWLAAQYGKALALMQSNRIAEAGEILSMLAKQKPDNLFFQDSLTDQQIAAQQYAAAISRLEQRYQTMQENPVIIMNLANVYLKANQTDAAIHLLDQYTRNNPESSVAWQLLADAYQQSANQAGYHQAQAEYLALRGQIDQATDQLHMARANTADSLSQARIDARIAELEEQKKVDDSLKR, from the coding sequence GTGCTTAATCGCTATCTAAAAAAATCCCTGTTATGTCTGGGTACGGCTTGTTACTTTATTTTTTTATCACTGGCTCAAGCTGAATCTCAATTACCCGATATTGGCACCGCGGGAGTCTCCGCCTTATCGGTGGAACAGGAAGTATTATACGGTAAAGCATTTATGCGTTTTGCGCGCGCCAGTCTGCCTATGATCGACGACCCGGTGCTCAATGAATATATCAATGATCTTGGTCTGAAACTGGTGAGTCAGGCCAATAATGTGCGTTTTCCATTCACTTTTTTCCTGATAAAAGATAACTCGATCAACGCTGCGGCTTTCCTTGGCGGACGAGTTAAAGTTCACAGTGGCCTATTTTTATATGCCGAAACGGAGAGTGAACTGGCTGGTGTTTTGGCTCATGAAATCAGCCATGTGACACAGCGACATATTGCACGCTTCATGGAAGATCAGGCCAAAAGCACCCCTTTATCTATTGCAGGTCTCGTGGGTTCCATCGCTTTGGCCATGATTAATCCAACCGCAGGGGTGGCCGCCATTAATACAACTATGGGATTGACCATACAAAACTCGATTAACTTCACCCGCGAAAACGAATATGAAGCAGACAGGATAGGCATGGCGTTACTCGCCAACGCCGGTTTTGATCCCAATGGAATGATGACTTTTTTCCAAAAACTCGCGTCAGAAAGTCGTTATTCTTCTAAAGTTCCGGAGATGTTGCTGACGCATCCAATTACAGAAAACCGGATTGCAGAAGCAAGAAATCGGGCCGCCAGCTACAAAATTCGTCCCCATGACTCCAGTCTGGATTTCTATCTGGCAAAAGCTCGGATCCAGGCGATGTACGCTGATCAAAACCCTGAAAGCTCACTGGCTTATTTCGAGCAAAATCTTCAGAAAAATGACCCCAACTCCTCGCGTTGGTTGGCCGCTCAGTATGGAAAAGCATTGGCTCTCATGCAATCAAACCGTATAGCAGAGGCAGGAGAGATCCTGTCTATGTTAGCCAAGCAAAAGCCAGATAACCTTTTTTTCCAAGATTCACTGACTGATCAACAGATTGCAGCACAGCAATATGCAGCAGCAATTTCCCGCCTGGAACAACGGTATCAGACGATGCAGGAAAATCCTGTCATTATCATGAATCTTGCCAATGTTTATTTAAAAGCGAATCAGACTGATGCCGCCATTCATCTGCTAGATCAATATACCCGGAATAATCCTGAATCTTCGGTTGCATGGCAGTTATTGGCCGATGCCTATCAGCAATCAGCCAATCAGGCTGGATACCATCAGGCCCAGGCCGAATATTTGGCACTCAGAGGTCAGATCGATCAAGCCACGGATCAACTGCATATGGCCAGAGCCAATACGGCAGATAGCCTGAGTCAGGCCAGAATTGATGCGCGCATTGCCGAACTGGAAGAACAGAAAAAAGTGGATGACAGTCTGAAACGTTAA
- a CDS encoding AI-2E family transporter, translated as MLDVLLNWYRRRFSDPNAVTLFWLLVGSFTVIYFYGGILAPVLAALVIAYLLEWFVQRLMHMGLGRRLASTLVVLLFIGLMLLIGFGILPTVFRQGMTLVKDVPNMLSHAADYLKKLPQMYPGLVDASLVDSISGLIQDRLLTGSGILVSFSFASLMNLAVVLVYMVLVPLLIFFMLKDKDSLLVMTKRFLPYNRQLVNQVWKEMNTQIANYIRGKVIHILIVSAVNFIVFAVMGINFALLLGISVGISVLIPYIGAVAVTIPVTVVALFQWGISPDFAYLMLAYAIVQTLDANLLTPLLFSETMNLHPIAIILAVLVFGGIWGFWGVFFAIPLATLVKAVVNSWPGSTRQDPMIGSY; from the coding sequence ATGTTAGACGTATTATTAAACTGGTATCGGCGACGATTTTCAGATCCGAATGCGGTGACACTTTTTTGGTTGCTGGTAGGCAGTTTTACCGTCATTTATTTTTATGGTGGTATTTTGGCGCCGGTATTGGCGGCCTTAGTGATTGCGTATTTACTGGAGTGGTTTGTCCAACGCCTGATGCACATGGGGTTAGGACGACGGCTGGCTTCAACATTGGTGGTCTTACTGTTTATTGGATTAATGCTATTGATTGGGTTTGGCATTCTTCCGACCGTTTTTCGCCAAGGTATGACATTGGTCAAAGACGTGCCGAATATGCTTTCCCATGCGGCCGATTATCTGAAAAAACTACCGCAAATGTATCCGGGGCTGGTGGATGCTTCACTGGTCGATAGCATATCTGGCCTGATCCAAGATCGACTATTAACCGGCAGCGGTATATTGGTCTCGTTCTCTTTCGCTTCGTTGATGAATCTGGCTGTCGTTCTGGTGTATATGGTGCTGGTTCCTCTGCTGATCTTTTTTATGCTGAAGGATAAAGACAGCCTGCTGGTTATGACCAAACGCTTTTTACCCTATAACCGTCAATTGGTTAATCAGGTATGGAAGGAGATGAACACGCAAATTGCCAACTATATTCGCGGAAAAGTGATTCATATCCTGATTGTCAGTGCCGTTAATTTTATTGTCTTTGCCGTAATGGGCATCAACTTTGCCTTGTTGTTGGGGATTTCTGTAGGCATTTCAGTCCTGATCCCATACATCGGTGCTGTCGCTGTCACGATCCCGGTGACTGTGGTGGCGTTGTTTCAATGGGGAATTTCACCAGATTTTGCGTACCTGATGCTGGCCTATGCGATCGTGCAAACCTTGGATGCAAATTTACTGACTCCGTTACTGTTCTCCGAAACCATGAATTTACATCCGATTGCTATCATTTTAGCGGTATTGGTTTTTGGCGGTATCTGGGGGTTCTGGGGTGTATTTTTTGCGATCCCTTTGGCGACACTGGTTAAAGCGGTGGTGAATTCGTGGCCGGGAAGTACGCGGCAAGACCCTATGATCGGATCATATTAA
- a CDS encoding 4'-phosphopantetheinyl transferase family protein, which yields MFFNMDVEIINLPSIWLSATELSRLNSITDPEQARFYRQSRLLLRYLLGHCLSLPPESIQFSLQLHGKPRLGDEYRLEFNLSHSKNWLAIAISTAPVGVDIEYSDTSTNRSWLAIAKRFFHQEEYLYLKELSESKLVTAFSSFWTQKEAVLKANGTGLNAGLNKLNLLTQQHILDNNTYYLESGRPVSQLQCTICTQGSPTAVTYYIVNEQLEIQPIQPPYISHLCLKPNSL from the coding sequence TTGTTTTTCAATATGGATGTGGAGATCATTAACCTCCCTTCAATCTGGTTATCGGCAACAGAACTGTCTCGTTTAAATAGCATCACAGATCCTGAACAGGCTCGATTTTATCGACAGTCCCGACTCCTGCTCCGCTATTTACTAGGTCATTGCCTTTCTCTCCCCCCCGAATCCATCCAGTTTTCGCTTCAGCTTCATGGAAAACCACGACTAGGCGATGAATACAGGCTGGAATTTAATCTCAGCCATAGCAAAAATTGGCTGGCGATTGCGATATCAACAGCTCCTGTTGGAGTAGATATTGAATATAGTGACACCAGCACAAACCGTTCATGGTTAGCGATCGCCAAACGCTTTTTCCATCAGGAAGAATATCTGTATCTAAAAGAACTGTCGGAGTCGAAACTGGTGACCGCATTCTCCTCTTTCTGGACTCAGAAAGAGGCCGTGTTAAAAGCAAATGGTACCGGTTTGAATGCAGGTTTGAACAAATTAAACCTACTGACCCAACAACATATTCTCGATAACAACACCTACTATTTAGAGTCCGGCAGACCGGTTTCTCAATTACAATGCACCATCTGCACTCAGGGTTCTCCCACTGCTGTCACTTACTATATTGTTAATGAACAACTTGAAATTCAGCCTATACAACCACCATATATATCTCACCTTTGTCTGAAGCCGAATTCACTATGA
- a CDS encoding class II glutamine amidotransferase, producing the protein MCELLGMSANVPTDICFSFTGLVQRGGKTGPHVDGWGITFYEGKGCRTFKDPVACAQSQIAKLVQEYPIKSCAVVSHIRQANRGSVALENTHPFTRELWGRYWTFAHNGQLTAYESLDTGRFEPVGQTDSEKSFCWLLNQLEKTFPLFPQAPEELFRYLGKLCHQLMDLGVFNMLLSDGEYLVTYCTTHLHSITRRAPFGQAKLIDDDVTIDFQQETTPNDVVSVIATQPLTNNERWLKMKRGELNVFQLGEKILTIETEINQGA; encoded by the coding sequence GTGTGCGAATTACTGGGCATGAGTGCGAATGTTCCCACCGATATCTGTTTTAGTTTCACTGGGCTGGTTCAGCGCGGTGGTAAAACAGGGCCTCATGTTGATGGTTGGGGGATTACGTTTTACGAAGGGAAGGGCTGTCGTACTTTTAAAGATCCCGTAGCTTGTGCCCAGTCGCAAATTGCTAAACTGGTTCAGGAATACCCTATCAAAAGTTGTGCGGTCGTGAGTCATATCCGACAGGCCAACCGAGGCAGTGTGGCATTAGAGAACACTCATCCATTTACCCGCGAGCTGTGGGGGCGTTATTGGACTTTTGCCCACAATGGTCAGCTTACCGCCTATGAATCTTTGGATACTGGGCGGTTCGAGCCAGTGGGTCAGACGGACAGTGAAAAGTCATTTTGCTGGTTGTTAAACCAGTTAGAGAAGACCTTTCCTTTGTTTCCTCAAGCTCCAGAAGAACTATTTCGCTATCTGGGCAAGTTATGTCACCAGCTGATGGATCTTGGTGTGTTTAATATGTTGCTTTCCGATGGCGAATATTTAGTGACTTATTGCACAACGCATCTTCATTCCATTACACGTCGTGCACCATTTGGTCAGGCTAAATTGATTGATGATGATGTCACCATTGATTTTCAGCAAGAAACAACTCCCAACGATGTTGTCTCTGTCATCGCGACGCAACCACTAACCAATAATGAGCGGTGGCTAAAAATGAAGCGGGGAGAACTCAATGTTTTCCAGCTTGGTGAAAAAATTCTCACGATCGAAACAGAAATAAATCAGGGAGCATAG
- the hda gene encoding DnaA inactivator Hda, which translates to MLQSTQLSLAVQLPDDETFASFYPGSNAQLITTLKNAAIGEGVPLIYFWGCRGSGRSHLLHATCAEINGNGESAVYIPLDRHDQYSPDILEGMDRMPLLCLDNLDAVAGNQLWEESLFNLFNRWKETSRGSLIMSASTAPRKLGLCLPDLASRLDWGVSFQLRELDDEGKLGALQLRAALRGFKLPVDVGRFLLNRLSRDMRMLLQTLDTLDTASLHAQRKLTIPFIKEVLEL; encoded by the coding sequence ATGTTGCAATCGACTCAACTTTCTTTGGCTGTTCAACTTCCTGATGATGAAACATTTGCCAGTTTTTATCCTGGCAGCAATGCGCAATTGATTACGACATTGAAAAATGCGGCTATCGGCGAAGGGGTTCCCTTGATCTATTTCTGGGGATGCAGAGGGTCAGGCCGCTCTCATTTGTTACATGCAACCTGTGCCGAAATTAATGGCAACGGTGAGTCGGCAGTCTATATTCCCTTGGATCGCCATGATCAATACTCACCGGACATTCTGGAAGGAATGGATCGCATGCCGCTGTTGTGCCTAGATAATCTGGATGCGGTTGCGGGAAATCAGTTGTGGGAAGAGTCATTGTTCAACTTGTTTAACCGCTGGAAGGAAACCAGTCGTGGTTCTCTGATCATGTCTGCCAGTACAGCGCCTCGTAAGTTGGGTTTATGTCTACCCGATTTGGCTTCCCGATTGGATTGGGGGGTCTCATTTCAGTTACGGGAATTGGATGATGAGGGCAAATTGGGAGCGTTGCAGTTGCGGGCCGCACTGCGGGGATTCAAACTTCCGGTTGATGTCGGACGTTTTTTATTAAATCGCCTATCACGTGACATGCGAATGTTATTGCAGACCTTGGATACGTTGGACACGGCTTCTTTGCATGCCCAACGTAAACTGACTATTCCATTTATTAAGGAAGTATTGGAACTTTAA
- a CDS encoding DUF1414 domain-containing protein, which translates to MPILSKYSTEQIESLMQELQSVLQSHNASVDLGLLALGNLATHIINKHVPEALRADVANSFARALQQSITDTKKVIQ; encoded by the coding sequence ATGCCGATCCTTTCTAAATACAGCACTGAACAAATTGAATCTTTAATGCAAGAACTTCAGTCTGTTCTGCAATCACACAATGCCTCTGTTGATCTCGGTCTGCTGGCGTTGGGGAATCTGGCCACGCATATCATCAATAAACACGTGCCGGAAGCACTGCGTGCTGATGTAGCAAACTCGTTTGCCCGTGCTTTACAACAATCTATTACCGATACCAAAAAGGTTATTCAGTAA
- the purN gene encoding phosphoribosylglycinamide formyltransferase — MNLVVLISGTGSNLQAVIDACKAGKIAGRVSAVISNRSDAYGLQRAQAADIPTAVISHQDHPDRAAYDAALMAEIDRHQPDLIVMAGFMRILTPAFVNHYAGRMLNIHPSLLPKHQGLHTHQRALDAGDAEHGASVHFVTEELDGGPVILQAKVPVFAEDTAEDLAQRVHVQEHQIYPLVINWFCQKRLMMKEGKAWLDGECLSVTGYASDDEVEQVD, encoded by the coding sequence ATGAATCTGGTTGTTCTGATTTCTGGAACTGGTAGCAACTTGCAGGCGGTGATTGACGCCTGCAAGGCAGGCAAAATCGCAGGTCGCGTTTCTGCTGTCATCAGTAATCGGTCTGATGCTTATGGATTACAACGTGCGCAAGCGGCTGACATTCCGACTGCAGTAATATCTCATCAGGATCACCCTGATCGGGCTGCCTATGATGCTGCGCTGATGGCAGAAATTGACCGTCATCAACCGGATTTGATTGTCATGGCTGGGTTCATGCGAATTCTGACACCGGCATTTGTCAATCACTATGCCGGGCGGATGCTCAACATCCATCCATCTTTACTCCCCAAACACCAAGGCTTGCATACTCATCAGCGAGCATTGGATGCGGGCGATGCCGAACATGGTGCCAGTGTGCACTTTGTGACGGAAGAGCTCGATGGAGGGCCGGTGATCCTGCAGGCCAAAGTTCCTGTTTTTGCTGAAGATACAGCCGAAGATCTGGCTCAGCGTGTCCATGTACAGGAACACCAAATCTATCCATTAGTGATCAACTGGTTCTGTCAGAAACGGTTGATGATGAAAGAAGGCAAAGCCTGGTTGGATGGTGAATGCCTCTCTGTTACTGGATATGCCAGTGATGATGAAGTTGAACAAGTAGACTAA
- a CDS encoding DUF2066 domain-containing protein — protein MSERVLCWLVNYSSGTSIVSDDKSTNWPHIFNFQGSVSYQFLFPIMDLDEATQIQPVIIENAFMSPLLRVSRRYDADKLLLGQLHMIKGEWTLDWQLHDAKTDGVELIRGEAAGMPNQVAAQVVSALESYMQDRHSVSVENKDQQRQPGFVIADTIPPMLKIPSPF, from the coding sequence ATGTCTGAACGTGTTCTTTGCTGGCTGGTAAATTATTCGTCCGGAACGAGTATTGTTTCTGATGATAAATCCACTAATTGGCCACATATCTTTAATTTTCAAGGCTCGGTCAGTTATCAATTCCTGTTTCCCATCATGGATTTAGATGAAGCAACACAAATCCAGCCTGTCATCATTGAAAATGCGTTCATGTCACCGTTATTGCGTGTGAGCCGTCGTTACGATGCTGATAAATTATTGCTGGGGCAATTGCACATGATAAAAGGTGAATGGACACTTGACTGGCAATTACATGATGCAAAAACAGATGGTGTTGAGCTGATTCGTGGCGAAGCTGCTGGGATGCCGAATCAGGTAGCTGCACAAGTCGTTTCAGCGTTGGAATCTTATATGCAGGATCGCCATTCGGTTTCGGTGGAAAATAAAGATCAACAGCGTCAACCGGGATTCGTAATAGCTGATACGATACCCCCCATGCTCAAGATTCCTTCTCCTTTCTAG
- a CDS encoding DUF3413 domain-containing protein has translation MAILRPQPAAFQRDQISRLISWGHWFTFFNILLALFISSRYILANPWPETQLGVGYLVLSWLGHFSFVGFITYLLTLFPLSFLIPNQKIMRNCSVVIAVIVLSILLVDTQIYHVFKFHITPTVWDLLLKEAESKSKLNWNFLFIVIPVLFLLELVISNYAWRMQLRRRKRAWGTIISGLFVACFFLTHLTYIIADAKLYEPIISQRSNFPLSYPMTARSFLSKHGWLDLEQYQSQAAKMAELEHGKQRLHYPLQPLQVTESENKLNVLLVVVSGLRADMLQPDVMPFLSDFATKNQQFTQHIAGDNSHDGSIFSLLYGLPESYRSNVEAEGVTPLLIDELQRQDYLLSAFSTYGLNLDIYKKDVFHGVRQISRRKNDLSPSNDIQTLTSWQNWLSKQVNGRPWFSYININMPATLALPTGYSGPFQPALEDGNPFAAFTPENHDKFINRYKNAVHYSDEQLKQIVTSLQAQQSLEKTVVIITADHGLEFNETNTNSWGSGSNYSTYQMHVPFIVYWPGKTAHRWDKLSTHYDLVPTLLHDVLGADNDDKTYSSGYNLFGNQLHDWLLLGNRENYVIYEPRTITEFNRQGDFSVYTRKGYQMLDDASPNMAVLLQVMNELTRFKYAP, from the coding sequence ATGGCTATCCTGCGACCACAACCGGCTGCATTCCAACGAGATCAAATCTCTCGTCTTATTAGTTGGGGACATTGGTTCACCTTTTTTAATATCCTCCTGGCATTATTTATTTCCAGTCGCTACATTCTGGCTAACCCATGGCCAGAAACCCAACTGGGAGTCGGTTATCTTGTTTTAAGCTGGTTGGGACATTTCTCATTTGTAGGGTTCATCACCTATTTACTGACGCTATTCCCTCTCAGTTTTCTGATCCCTAATCAGAAAATCATGAGAAATTGCTCAGTTGTGATCGCAGTTATAGTGTTGTCGATACTGCTCGTCGACACGCAGATTTATCATGTCTTTAAGTTTCATATCACGCCGACTGTCTGGGATTTATTGCTTAAAGAAGCCGAATCAAAATCGAAATTAAACTGGAATTTCTTGTTTATTGTCATTCCGGTTCTGTTCTTATTGGAATTGGTTATTTCTAATTACGCCTGGCGAATGCAATTACGTCGTCGGAAAAGAGCCTGGGGAACGATTATCAGTGGTCTGTTTGTGGCCTGCTTTTTTCTGACTCATCTGACTTATATTATTGCGGATGCCAAACTCTACGAGCCGATTATCTCTCAACGTTCTAATTTCCCGCTTTCTTATCCAATGACCGCGCGTTCGTTTCTGTCAAAGCATGGCTGGTTAGATCTGGAACAATATCAATCTCAGGCAGCCAAAATGGCTGAGTTGGAACATGGTAAACAACGGTTGCATTACCCGTTACAACCCCTGCAAGTTACCGAATCAGAAAATAAGTTGAACGTTCTGTTGGTGGTTGTCAGCGGATTAAGAGCAGACATGTTGCAACCGGACGTCATGCCCTTTCTCAGTGACTTTGCAACGAAAAACCAGCAATTCACACAACATATTGCGGGTGACAATAGCCATGACGGCAGCATATTCAGCTTGCTTTATGGCTTGCCGGAATCATACCGGAGCAACGTTGAAGCAGAAGGTGTGACGCCGTTACTAATCGATGAATTACAGCGGCAAGACTATCTGTTAAGCGCGTTCTCTACCTATGGCCTGAACTTAGATATCTATAAAAAAGACGTGTTTCATGGCGTAAGACAGATCAGTCGCCGTAAAAACGATCTATCACCCAGCAACGACATTCAGACATTAACCAGTTGGCAAAACTGGCTTTCAAAGCAGGTCAATGGCCGTCCTTGGTTTAGTTATATCAATATCAATATGCCGGCGACTTTGGCTCTGCCGACGGGGTATTCAGGCCCGTTCCAACCAGCATTGGAAGATGGAAATCCATTCGCTGCATTCACGCCTGAAAACCACGATAAATTTATCAACCGTTATAAAAATGCCGTGCACTACAGTGATGAACAATTAAAACAAATCGTGACTTCACTGCAAGCTCAACAGTCATTAGAAAAAACGGTAGTCATTATTACGGCAGATCATGGTTTGGAATTTAATGAAACCAATACCAACAGCTGGGGCTCAGGGAGTAATTACTCGACCTACCAAATGCATGTGCCCTTTATTGTTTATTGGCCAGGTAAAACAGCCCATCGCTGGGACAAATTGAGTACTCATTATGATCTCGTACCTACATTATTACATGATGTATTAGGTGCAGATAATGATGATAAAACATACAGCAGCGGTTATAACTTATTCGGCAACCAACTGCATGACTGGCTGCTCCTTGGCAACAGAGAAAATTATGTGATCTACGAACCCCGTACGATTACCGAATTTAACCGTCAGGGTGACTTCAGTGTGTACACCAGAAAAGGTTACCAGATGCTGGATGATGCCAGCCCTAATATGGCGGTCTTGCTGCAGGTCATGAATGAACTGACTCGCTTTAAATATGCGCCATAG
- the purM gene encoding phosphoribosylformylglycinamidine cyclo-ligase, translating to MTDKTSLSYKDAGVDIDAGNALVERIKGVAKRTRRPEVMGGLGGFGALCRIPAGYREPILVSGTDGVGTKLRLAIDLKKHDTVGIDLVAMCVNDLIVQGAEPLFFLDYYATGKLDVDTAAAVVTGIGAGCEQSNCALVGGETAEMPGMYEGEDYDMAGFCVGVVEASEIIDGSKVAAGDALIALASSGPHSNGFSLIRKILEVSKADVQQPLGDTTLANALLAPTRIYVKPVLKLLKECEIHALSHITGGGFWENIPRVLPENTKAVIDGSSWQWPEVFNWLQKSGNVETYEMYRTFNCGVGMIIALPQAQVDAALALLKAEGENAWLIGRIETAAAGEKQVEIN from the coding sequence GTGACTGACAAGACTTCACTGAGCTACAAGGACGCTGGCGTTGATATCGATGCAGGTAATGCCCTGGTTGAACGTATCAAAGGCGTTGCCAAACGCACTCGTCGTCCAGAAGTAATGGGCGGACTGGGCGGCTTTGGCGCTCTGTGCCGTATTCCGGCTGGTTACCGTGAACCGATTCTGGTTTCCGGCACTGATGGTGTGGGTACCAAATTACGTCTGGCGATCGATCTGAAAAAACACGATACCGTTGGTATCGATCTGGTTGCAATGTGTGTGAACGACCTGATCGTTCAGGGTGCAGAACCACTGTTCTTCCTGGATTACTACGCAACTGGCAAATTGGATGTAGACACCGCGGCGGCAGTGGTGACTGGTATTGGTGCAGGTTGTGAACAATCCAACTGTGCACTGGTCGGTGGTGAAACGGCAGAAATGCCAGGCATGTACGAAGGTGAAGACTACGATATGGCCGGTTTCTGCGTCGGCGTAGTTGAAGCTTCTGAAATCATTGATGGCAGCAAAGTGGCCGCTGGTGATGCGCTGATTGCACTGGCGTCTTCTGGCCCACATTCTAACGGTTTCTCTTTGATCCGTAAGATTCTGGAAGTCAGTAAAGCTGACGTACAACAACCACTGGGTGATACTACGCTGGCAAATGCGCTGCTGGCCCCAACACGTATCTACGTTAAGCCAGTACTGAAGCTATTGAAAGAGTGTGAAATTCACGCACTGTCTCACATCACTGGTGGTGGTTTCTGGGAAAACATTCCTCGCGTACTGCCTGAAAACACTAAAGCAGTGATCGACGGTTCTAGCTGGCAGTGGCCGGAAGTGTTCAACTGGCTGCAAAAGAGCGGTAACGTTGAAACTTATGAAATGTACCGTACCTTCAACTGTGGTGTCGGCATGATCATCGCTCTGCCTCAAGCACAGGTGGATGCAGCGCTGGCGCTGCTGAAAGCTGAAGGTGAAAATGCATGGCTGATCGGTCGCATTGAAACTGCCGCTGCTGGTGAAAAACAGGTAGAAATCAACTAA